Proteins encoded together in one Monomorium pharaonis isolate MP-MQ-018 chromosome 8, ASM1337386v2, whole genome shotgun sequence window:
- the LOC105832467 gene encoding mediator of RNA polymerase II transcription subunit 14 isoform X1, translating into MAPVPLEGHQTPVTNNIPQEGNRGGSISLGMLIDFIIQRTYHELTVLAELLPRKTDMERKIEIYNFSARTRQLYVRLLALVKWANSASKVDKSTHIMAFLDKQSLLFVDTADMLARMARETLVHARLPNFHIPAAVEVLTTGTYGRLPACIRERIVPPDPITPAEKRSTLQRLNQVIQHRLVTGNLLPQMRNLKIESGRVTFLVEQEFSVSLTVMGDGPTVPWRLLELEILVSDRETGDGKALVHPLQTRYVHQVVQSRLAESTNPLSEVYHILHYFCQSLQLEVLYSQTLRLIRDRLDDHIHVDEYTPGKCLSISYWRELTSKDPRSELGYRLTIQVDQHDPARPLAVVHIPSLGTKESEIAHRAIRSDQLSMECLLVHTIYIRTRSRLSELKQELQTMLKDVECTLAGSPAILSVPILQPCLRAELLLVTVDTHTGMLQCHVPQYDAPLVPELTMALNGDHSRLPTLISELRFWITQRRCEKTLQHLPATSHERLPVLHHPDHPMSKISRHRMFVQLHRHPTVILIVAFKEKESSPCEIECSFYLAVVKHSSIEDDPHDDSIETEIPKMYLKVQSLIEFDTFVITHGPFTSVDSGNNDQDGGCITEVVETTNNKRRNTGVGGRTDAAGTSQNRRPKHPAYFIPELAHVVALCDERIPFVTLAQELTRREIAHQGLQVEANATALVLKLVQLPASLSSMTTSSFWHSLLKRLLSVSIRVQGKGMAKTWTVEFVFYGSPLSSGHPKELGLRRPVYFQYEMGTSDTVSRTVDALLNDWAQIVHLYSLVHDLAEYFKMEKYNLRNMVSIKSYSYSKLVVAYGPNQGATVTIQWSTNDKAFKLVFGRGPTNTVSNAHSLMKEQLEAHLNRHKNLAQIIHILNETLQPLTSISKLPSIPQLCVHAVSARVYVPFYDSDLRLSSSLQRPRVPVQTFTIMPQCVTLVRIAYQGMYCLELRMRGGGLVSLRDGAYSRFDRSNVVDEFTPTQGLKAFLSKYVDENAVFRRRSQSEDDNPPSPVTMDSDGTGGNVGFLGHHRSGPQSPAQQREGLRFHPPLTPPSGSNPHTPASPHTANISQASQHQSFGSSPATSFNLASPPSLPPNTPNMLPHPSPGSGLVANSPLNPMHVPSPAGLMPTSSPGPCSNVQVGHSPASSFMQAGHIDGSPFPASQSMASPAASNWPGSPSVPRPSPARPGPSPGHAALHSPQASDHKTGSHISRVLPQRSWAGAVPTLLTHEALELLCCPSIHPSNLPGPDMSPLERFLGCVYMRRQLQRFIQQEDCLTGINAEPGVVHFKAESLQCRVGLNPQHFQSLHIKVLSLPEYKDQWSAEELQVIEKFFDTRVVAPPYKHNTLSGFGRLLNVRFKVLKDFVQIMKLELVPGLVQQQQLKWSVQFCLRIPPSAGPIGPPGSEGVHVCRNKILFFLQITRVVIPYQGETLSLVLPFVYDITTNLTQLAERRDLSSPSAIAAVSMQLKRFAEYGANQSECSLFPAVRDLLANFTLPSEPPVISQVVPSPGNQVASAQQIQNTAMQMHSPMTGGQGPPQGPYGIQGMQPMGMMGGPPQ; encoded by the exons atggCACCAGTACCTTTAGAAGGACATCAAACTCCTGTTACAAACAATATTCCGCAGGAAGGCAACCGTGGTGGATCTATATCTTTAGGAATGCTCATAGATTTTATCATACAACGAACGTATCATGAACTCACTGTTCTTGCTGaatt GCTACCTCGTAAGACAGATATGGAACGCaagattgaaatttataatttttccgcTCGAACAAGGCAACTATATGTTCGTTTGTTGGCATTGGTGAAATGGGCGAATAGTGCGTCTAAAGTGGATAAATCTACa CACATAATGGCATTTTTAGATAAGCAATCGTTGCTTTTTGTTGATACTGCGGATATGTTGGCGAGGATGGCTCGTGAAACTTTGGTGCATGCTAGACTTCCAAATTTTCATATTCCTGCAGCTGTAGAAGTACTTACTACTGGAACGTACGGCAGATTGCCAGCTTGTATCCGA GAAAGAATAGTGCCTCCGGATCCCATCACTCCTGCAGAAAAAAGAAGCACATTGCAGAGATTGAATCAAGTCATTCAACATAGATTAGTTACTGGAAATTTGCTACCACAAATGCGTAATTTAAAG ATTGAGTCAGGAAGGGTGACATTTCTTGTCGAACAAGAGTTTTCAGTATCTCTTACGGTTATGGGTGATGGACCAACAGTTCCATGGAGACTATTAGAATTGGAAATTTTGGTTTCGGATAGAGAGACTGGAGATGGAAAAGCATTGGTACATCCTTTGCAAACCCGATATGTACATCAG GTTGTTCAATCGCGATTGGCTGAAAGTACTAATCCACTATCAGAGGTGTATCATATCTTGCACTATTTTTGTCAGTCGTTGCAATTGGaagttttatattctcaaACGTTAAGATTGATTCGGGACAGATTGGATGACCACATTCATGTAGATGAATATACACCTGGCAAATGTCTTTCTATATCTTATTGGAG GGAATTAACAAGTAAGGATCCACGATCAGAACTTGGATATAGATTGACCATTCAAGTAGATCAACATGATCCTGCAAGGCCCCTCGCAGTTGTACATATTCCATCGTTGGGTACTAAG GAAAGCGAGATAGCACATAGAGCTATTAGATCGGATCAATTATCGATGGAGTGTTTACTTGTGCACACTATCTATATTCGGACGCGAAGTCGTTTATCTGAATTGAAACAAGAGCTACAAACAATGTTAAAAGATGTTGAAt gTACTCTAGCAGGATCTCCAGCCATTTTATCAGTACCTATATTACAACCATGCTTACGTGCTGAGCTTTTATTAGTCACAGTTGACACTCATACCGGTATGCTACAGTGTCATGTTCCTCAATATGACGCACCACTTGTCCCAGAATTAACAATGGCCTTGAATGGAGATCACTCACGTCTTCCAACACTTATATCTGAATTAAG ATTTTGGATAACGCAGAGACGTTGCGAGAAAACGTTGCAGCATCTACCAGCTACTTCACACGAGCGTTTGCCCGTTTTGCATCATCCAGATCATCCTATGTCTAAGATTAGTCGGCATCGGATGTTCGTGCAATTGCATAGACACCCCACAGTAATATTG ATTGTTGcatttaaagagaaagaaagttcACCATGTGAAATAGAATGTTCTTTCTATCTCGCTGTAGTGAAGCACAGTTCCATTGAAGATGATCCACACGATGATAGCATAGAAACGGAAATACCGAAAATGTATCTGAAGGTCCAAAGTCTTATCGAGTTTGATACTTTTGTAATTACACATGGCCCATTTACGAGTGTCGATAGTG GGAATAATGATCAAGATGGGGGGTGCATTACAGAAGTGGTGGAGACGACCAACAACAAACGTAGAAACACTGGAGTTGGAGGAAGGACAGACGCAGCAGGAACATCACAGAATAGAAGACCAAAGCATCCAGCTTACTTTATTCCAGAATTGGCACATGTTGTCGCTTTGTGTGACGAACGAATACCATTCGTAACTCTGGCTCAAGAA CTTACTAGGCGGGAGATCGCTCATCAAGGTCTCCAAGTTGAAGCAAATGCCACAGCGTTGGTGCTCAAACTTGTTCAATTGCCTGCGTCATTATCAAGTATGACTACAAGCAGTTTTTGGCATTCTCTTCTCAAAAGGCTCTTGAGTGTCTCGATTAGAGTTCAAGGCAAAGGCATGGCTAAAACTTGGACAGTggaatttgtattttatggtAGTCCTCTTTCCAGCGGTCATCCCAAAGAATTAG GCTTGCGAAGACcagtttattttcaatatgaaATGGGTACATCCGACACTGTCTCCCGCACTGTAGATGCCTTATTAAATGACTGGGCACAGATAGTGCATCTGTATTCGCTTGTTCACGATTTGGCCGAATATTTCAAAATGG AGAAATACAACTTACGCAACATGGTTAGCATTAAATCTTATAGTTATAGCAAGCTAGTTGTTGCATATGGTCCAAATCAAGGTGCAACTGTCACTATACAATGGAGTACAAATGACAAAGCTTTCAAGTTGGTATTTGGTAGGG GTCCAACAAATACAGTGAGCAATGCGCATTCCTTAATGAAGGAACAGCTAGAAGCTCATTTAAATAGACATAAGAATTTAGCACAAATTATTCATATACTTAATGAAACGCTTCAGCCGCTCACGTCAATCAGTAAATTACCATCAATTCCTCAGTTATGCGTGCATGCGGTAAGTGCACGCGTGTACGTGCCTTTTTACGATTCAGATTTACGGCTAAGTTCCTCTCTACAGAGACCACGAGTGCCCGTACAAACGTTTACTATAATGCCGCAGTGCGTCACTTTAGTAAGAATTGCGTATCAAGGAATGTATTGTTTGGAATTGCGTATGCGTGGCGGAGGTTTGGTGAGCTTACGCGACGGTGCTTACAGTCGTTTCGACAGAAGTAACGTCGTTGATGAGTTCACGCCTACGCAAGGTTTAAAG GCATTCCTGTCGAAATATGTCGACGAGAACGCGGTATTTAGAAGAAGGTCTCAGTCGGAAGATGATAATCCACCATCACCTGTTACTATGGACAGTGACGGTACTGGTGGCAACGTGGGCTTCTTAGGTCATCACAGAAGCGGGCCTCAATCGCCTGCACAGCAACGCGAAGGTCTGAGATTTCATCCACCGCTTACACCACCGTCAGGTAGTAATCCTCATACACCGGCCAGTCCTCATACTGCAAATATATCTCAG GCAAGTCAACATCAAAGTTTTGGAAGCAGTCCTGCAACTTCGTTTAATTTAGCATCACCACCGTCATTACCGCCAAACACACCTAATATGTTACCACACCCATCTCCTGGATCGGGACTCGTTGCGAATAGTCCTTTAAATCCAATGCATGTTCCCAGTCCAGCTGGTCTCATGCCGACATCATCGCCTGGACCTTGCAGTAATGTTCAAGTAGGGCATTCTCCTGCTAGTTCGTTCATGCAAGCAG GTCATATCGACGGTAGTCCTTTCCCGGCTTCTCAAAGCATGGCTTCCCCGGCTGCTTCTAATTGGCCCGGATCTCCGAGTGTACCGAGACCTTCTCCGGCGAGACCTGGACCAAGTCCGGGTCACGCAGCGCTGCATAGTCCGCAAGCCTCCGATCACAAAACCGGTAGTCACATATCCAGAGTACTACCGCAGAGGTCCTGGGCGGGTGCTGTGCCGACGCTTCTCACGCATGAAGCCCTAGAACTGCTCTGCTGCCCATCGATTCATCCGTCCAATTTGCCAGGTCCGGATATGTCGCCACTTGAAAGATTTCTAGGCTGTGTTTACATGCGAAGACAGTTGCAACGTTTCATTCAACAGGAGGATTGC TTAACTGGTATCAATGCCGAACCTGGTGTAGTACATTTCAAAGCCGAGAGTTTGCAGTGCAGAGTCGGATTAAATCCACAACATTTCCAATCTCTTCACATAAAGGTTCTTTCGCTTCCCGAATATAAAGATCAATGGAGCGCGGAAGAATTACAG gTTATTGAGAAGTTCTTCGATACGCGAGTAGTCGCGCCACCTTATAAACACAATACGCTATCCGGTTTTGGAAGATTACTTAATGTAcgttttaaagtattaaaagatttCGTGCAGATAATGAAGCTGGAGCTAGTTCCCGGTCTTGTGCAGCAGCAGCAGTTGAAGTGGTCCGTGCAGTTTTGTTTGCGTATCCCACCTTCTGCTGGACCAATCGGGCCTCCTGGCTCGGAGGGAGTACACGTTTGCAGGaacaagattttatttttc TTGCAAATCACAAGAGTAGTTATACCGTATCAAGGGGAAACACTGTCCTTAGTACTTCCGTTCGTGTATGACATCACTACGAATTTAACGCAACTAGCGGAGAGAAGAGATCTCAGTTCTCCATCGGCGATTGCGGCAGTGTCCATGCAGCTAAAAAGATTCGCCGAGTACGGCGCGAATCAGTCAGAGTGTTCGTTGTTCCCTGCTGTACGAGATCTTCTCGCTAATTTCACGTTACCGTCGGAACCACCGGTTATATCACAG GTCGTGCCATCCCCAGGAAATCAAGTAGCTTCCGCACAACAGATTCAAAACACGGCGATGCAGATGCATTCGCCCATGACTGGCGGTCAGGGTCCGCCACAAGGACCATACGGAATCCAAGGAATGCAACCAATGGGCATGATGGGCGGACCGCCTCAATAG
- the LOC105832467 gene encoding mediator of RNA polymerase II transcription subunit 14 isoform X2, with protein MAPVPLEGHQTPVTNNIPQEGNRGGSISLGMLIDFIIQRTYHELTVLAELLPRKTDMERKIEIYNFSARTRQLYVRLLALVKWANSASKVDKSTHIMAFLDKQSLLFVDTADMLARMARETLVHARLPNFHIPAAVEVLTTGTYGRLPACIRERIVPPDPITPAEKRSTLQRLNQVIQHRLVTGNLLPQMRNLKIESGRVTFLVEQEFSVSLTVMGDGPTVPWRLLELEILVSDRETGDGKALVHPLQTRYVHQVVQSRLAESTNPLSEVYHILHYFCQSLQLEVLYSQTLRLIRDRLDDHIHVDEYTPGKCLSISYWRELTSKDPRSELGYRLTIQVDQHDPARPLAVVHIPSLGTKESEIAHRAIRSDQLSMECLLVHTIYIRTRSRLSELKQELQTMLKDVECTLAGSPAILSVPILQPCLRAELLLVTVDTHTGMLQCHVPQYDAPLVPELTMALNGDHSRLPTLISELRFWITQRRCEKTLQHLPATSHERLPVLHHPDHPMSKISRHRMFVQLHRHPTVILIVAFKEKESSPCEIECSFYLAVVKHSSIEDDPHDDSIETEIPKMYLKVQSLIEFDTFVITHGPFTSVDSEVVETTNNKRRNTGVGGRTDAAGTSQNRRPKHPAYFIPELAHVVALCDERIPFVTLAQELTRREIAHQGLQVEANATALVLKLVQLPASLSSMTTSSFWHSLLKRLLSVSIRVQGKGMAKTWTVEFVFYGSPLSSGHPKELGLRRPVYFQYEMGTSDTVSRTVDALLNDWAQIVHLYSLVHDLAEYFKMEKYNLRNMVSIKSYSYSKLVVAYGPNQGATVTIQWSTNDKAFKLVFGRGPTNTVSNAHSLMKEQLEAHLNRHKNLAQIIHILNETLQPLTSISKLPSIPQLCVHAVSARVYVPFYDSDLRLSSSLQRPRVPVQTFTIMPQCVTLVRIAYQGMYCLELRMRGGGLVSLRDGAYSRFDRSNVVDEFTPTQGLKAFLSKYVDENAVFRRRSQSEDDNPPSPVTMDSDGTGGNVGFLGHHRSGPQSPAQQREGLRFHPPLTPPSGSNPHTPASPHTANISQASQHQSFGSSPATSFNLASPPSLPPNTPNMLPHPSPGSGLVANSPLNPMHVPSPAGLMPTSSPGPCSNVQVGHSPASSFMQAGHIDGSPFPASQSMASPAASNWPGSPSVPRPSPARPGPSPGHAALHSPQASDHKTGSHISRVLPQRSWAGAVPTLLTHEALELLCCPSIHPSNLPGPDMSPLERFLGCVYMRRQLQRFIQQEDCLTGINAEPGVVHFKAESLQCRVGLNPQHFQSLHIKVLSLPEYKDQWSAEELQVIEKFFDTRVVAPPYKHNTLSGFGRLLNVRFKVLKDFVQIMKLELVPGLVQQQQLKWSVQFCLRIPPSAGPIGPPGSEGVHVCRNKILFFLQITRVVIPYQGETLSLVLPFVYDITTNLTQLAERRDLSSPSAIAAVSMQLKRFAEYGANQSECSLFPAVRDLLANFTLPSEPPVISQVVPSPGNQVASAQQIQNTAMQMHSPMTGGQGPPQGPYGIQGMQPMGMMGGPPQ; from the exons atggCACCAGTACCTTTAGAAGGACATCAAACTCCTGTTACAAACAATATTCCGCAGGAAGGCAACCGTGGTGGATCTATATCTTTAGGAATGCTCATAGATTTTATCATACAACGAACGTATCATGAACTCACTGTTCTTGCTGaatt GCTACCTCGTAAGACAGATATGGAACGCaagattgaaatttataatttttccgcTCGAACAAGGCAACTATATGTTCGTTTGTTGGCATTGGTGAAATGGGCGAATAGTGCGTCTAAAGTGGATAAATCTACa CACATAATGGCATTTTTAGATAAGCAATCGTTGCTTTTTGTTGATACTGCGGATATGTTGGCGAGGATGGCTCGTGAAACTTTGGTGCATGCTAGACTTCCAAATTTTCATATTCCTGCAGCTGTAGAAGTACTTACTACTGGAACGTACGGCAGATTGCCAGCTTGTATCCGA GAAAGAATAGTGCCTCCGGATCCCATCACTCCTGCAGAAAAAAGAAGCACATTGCAGAGATTGAATCAAGTCATTCAACATAGATTAGTTACTGGAAATTTGCTACCACAAATGCGTAATTTAAAG ATTGAGTCAGGAAGGGTGACATTTCTTGTCGAACAAGAGTTTTCAGTATCTCTTACGGTTATGGGTGATGGACCAACAGTTCCATGGAGACTATTAGAATTGGAAATTTTGGTTTCGGATAGAGAGACTGGAGATGGAAAAGCATTGGTACATCCTTTGCAAACCCGATATGTACATCAG GTTGTTCAATCGCGATTGGCTGAAAGTACTAATCCACTATCAGAGGTGTATCATATCTTGCACTATTTTTGTCAGTCGTTGCAATTGGaagttttatattctcaaACGTTAAGATTGATTCGGGACAGATTGGATGACCACATTCATGTAGATGAATATACACCTGGCAAATGTCTTTCTATATCTTATTGGAG GGAATTAACAAGTAAGGATCCACGATCAGAACTTGGATATAGATTGACCATTCAAGTAGATCAACATGATCCTGCAAGGCCCCTCGCAGTTGTACATATTCCATCGTTGGGTACTAAG GAAAGCGAGATAGCACATAGAGCTATTAGATCGGATCAATTATCGATGGAGTGTTTACTTGTGCACACTATCTATATTCGGACGCGAAGTCGTTTATCTGAATTGAAACAAGAGCTACAAACAATGTTAAAAGATGTTGAAt gTACTCTAGCAGGATCTCCAGCCATTTTATCAGTACCTATATTACAACCATGCTTACGTGCTGAGCTTTTATTAGTCACAGTTGACACTCATACCGGTATGCTACAGTGTCATGTTCCTCAATATGACGCACCACTTGTCCCAGAATTAACAATGGCCTTGAATGGAGATCACTCACGTCTTCCAACACTTATATCTGAATTAAG ATTTTGGATAACGCAGAGACGTTGCGAGAAAACGTTGCAGCATCTACCAGCTACTTCACACGAGCGTTTGCCCGTTTTGCATCATCCAGATCATCCTATGTCTAAGATTAGTCGGCATCGGATGTTCGTGCAATTGCATAGACACCCCACAGTAATATTG ATTGTTGcatttaaagagaaagaaagttcACCATGTGAAATAGAATGTTCTTTCTATCTCGCTGTAGTGAAGCACAGTTCCATTGAAGATGATCCACACGATGATAGCATAGAAACGGAAATACCGAAAATGTATCTGAAGGTCCAAAGTCTTATCGAGTTTGATACTTTTGTAATTACACATGGCCCATTTACGAGTGTCGATAGTG AAGTGGTGGAGACGACCAACAACAAACGTAGAAACACTGGAGTTGGAGGAAGGACAGACGCAGCAGGAACATCACAGAATAGAAGACCAAAGCATCCAGCTTACTTTATTCCAGAATTGGCACATGTTGTCGCTTTGTGTGACGAACGAATACCATTCGTAACTCTGGCTCAAGAA CTTACTAGGCGGGAGATCGCTCATCAAGGTCTCCAAGTTGAAGCAAATGCCACAGCGTTGGTGCTCAAACTTGTTCAATTGCCTGCGTCATTATCAAGTATGACTACAAGCAGTTTTTGGCATTCTCTTCTCAAAAGGCTCTTGAGTGTCTCGATTAGAGTTCAAGGCAAAGGCATGGCTAAAACTTGGACAGTggaatttgtattttatggtAGTCCTCTTTCCAGCGGTCATCCCAAAGAATTAG GCTTGCGAAGACcagtttattttcaatatgaaATGGGTACATCCGACACTGTCTCCCGCACTGTAGATGCCTTATTAAATGACTGGGCACAGATAGTGCATCTGTATTCGCTTGTTCACGATTTGGCCGAATATTTCAAAATGG AGAAATACAACTTACGCAACATGGTTAGCATTAAATCTTATAGTTATAGCAAGCTAGTTGTTGCATATGGTCCAAATCAAGGTGCAACTGTCACTATACAATGGAGTACAAATGACAAAGCTTTCAAGTTGGTATTTGGTAGGG GTCCAACAAATACAGTGAGCAATGCGCATTCCTTAATGAAGGAACAGCTAGAAGCTCATTTAAATAGACATAAGAATTTAGCACAAATTATTCATATACTTAATGAAACGCTTCAGCCGCTCACGTCAATCAGTAAATTACCATCAATTCCTCAGTTATGCGTGCATGCGGTAAGTGCACGCGTGTACGTGCCTTTTTACGATTCAGATTTACGGCTAAGTTCCTCTCTACAGAGACCACGAGTGCCCGTACAAACGTTTACTATAATGCCGCAGTGCGTCACTTTAGTAAGAATTGCGTATCAAGGAATGTATTGTTTGGAATTGCGTATGCGTGGCGGAGGTTTGGTGAGCTTACGCGACGGTGCTTACAGTCGTTTCGACAGAAGTAACGTCGTTGATGAGTTCACGCCTACGCAAGGTTTAAAG GCATTCCTGTCGAAATATGTCGACGAGAACGCGGTATTTAGAAGAAGGTCTCAGTCGGAAGATGATAATCCACCATCACCTGTTACTATGGACAGTGACGGTACTGGTGGCAACGTGGGCTTCTTAGGTCATCACAGAAGCGGGCCTCAATCGCCTGCACAGCAACGCGAAGGTCTGAGATTTCATCCACCGCTTACACCACCGTCAGGTAGTAATCCTCATACACCGGCCAGTCCTCATACTGCAAATATATCTCAG GCAAGTCAACATCAAAGTTTTGGAAGCAGTCCTGCAACTTCGTTTAATTTAGCATCACCACCGTCATTACCGCCAAACACACCTAATATGTTACCACACCCATCTCCTGGATCGGGACTCGTTGCGAATAGTCCTTTAAATCCAATGCATGTTCCCAGTCCAGCTGGTCTCATGCCGACATCATCGCCTGGACCTTGCAGTAATGTTCAAGTAGGGCATTCTCCTGCTAGTTCGTTCATGCAAGCAG GTCATATCGACGGTAGTCCTTTCCCGGCTTCTCAAAGCATGGCTTCCCCGGCTGCTTCTAATTGGCCCGGATCTCCGAGTGTACCGAGACCTTCTCCGGCGAGACCTGGACCAAGTCCGGGTCACGCAGCGCTGCATAGTCCGCAAGCCTCCGATCACAAAACCGGTAGTCACATATCCAGAGTACTACCGCAGAGGTCCTGGGCGGGTGCTGTGCCGACGCTTCTCACGCATGAAGCCCTAGAACTGCTCTGCTGCCCATCGATTCATCCGTCCAATTTGCCAGGTCCGGATATGTCGCCACTTGAAAGATTTCTAGGCTGTGTTTACATGCGAAGACAGTTGCAACGTTTCATTCAACAGGAGGATTGC TTAACTGGTATCAATGCCGAACCTGGTGTAGTACATTTCAAAGCCGAGAGTTTGCAGTGCAGAGTCGGATTAAATCCACAACATTTCCAATCTCTTCACATAAAGGTTCTTTCGCTTCCCGAATATAAAGATCAATGGAGCGCGGAAGAATTACAG gTTATTGAGAAGTTCTTCGATACGCGAGTAGTCGCGCCACCTTATAAACACAATACGCTATCCGGTTTTGGAAGATTACTTAATGTAcgttttaaagtattaaaagatttCGTGCAGATAATGAAGCTGGAGCTAGTTCCCGGTCTTGTGCAGCAGCAGCAGTTGAAGTGGTCCGTGCAGTTTTGTTTGCGTATCCCACCTTCTGCTGGACCAATCGGGCCTCCTGGCTCGGAGGGAGTACACGTTTGCAGGaacaagattttatttttc TTGCAAATCACAAGAGTAGTTATACCGTATCAAGGGGAAACACTGTCCTTAGTACTTCCGTTCGTGTATGACATCACTACGAATTTAACGCAACTAGCGGAGAGAAGAGATCTCAGTTCTCCATCGGCGATTGCGGCAGTGTCCATGCAGCTAAAAAGATTCGCCGAGTACGGCGCGAATCAGTCAGAGTGTTCGTTGTTCCCTGCTGTACGAGATCTTCTCGCTAATTTCACGTTACCGTCGGAACCACCGGTTATATCACAG GTCGTGCCATCCCCAGGAAATCAAGTAGCTTCCGCACAACAGATTCAAAACACGGCGATGCAGATGCATTCGCCCATGACTGGCGGTCAGGGTCCGCCACAAGGACCATACGGAATCCAAGGAATGCAACCAATGGGCATGATGGGCGGACCGCCTCAATAG